A stretch of the Microcella sp. genome encodes the following:
- a CDS encoding HAD family hydrolase: MTAPTPAAVLWDMDGTIVDTEPYWMRAETDLVAEHGGTWSEAQGMQLVGSGLVQSAIILQQAGVALEVDEIINTLTDRVMLQIETDVPWRPGARELIAELRSAGIPIALVTMSIRRMALQVAAAIGDDVFGVVIAGDDVEHPKPHPQPYLRAAERLGVEIGECIAIEDSEFGLVSAVASGAATIGVPLHLTLHEGPTHELWPTLEGCTLADLSAALKRHHHRATGAAS; the protein is encoded by the coding sequence GTGACCGCCCCGACCCCTGCCGCCGTTCTGTGGGACATGGACGGCACCATCGTCGACACCGAGCCCTATTGGATGCGCGCCGAGACCGACCTGGTTGCCGAACACGGCGGCACCTGGAGCGAGGCCCAGGGCATGCAGCTCGTCGGCTCGGGCCTCGTGCAGTCGGCCATCATTCTGCAGCAGGCCGGCGTGGCGCTCGAGGTCGATGAGATCATCAACACCCTGACCGATCGGGTGATGCTGCAGATCGAGACGGACGTGCCCTGGCGCCCGGGCGCGCGCGAACTGATCGCCGAACTGCGGTCGGCGGGCATCCCGATCGCGCTCGTGACGATGTCGATCCGTCGCATGGCGCTGCAGGTGGCCGCGGCCATCGGCGACGACGTGTTCGGGGTGGTGATCGCGGGCGACGACGTCGAGCACCCGAAGCCGCACCCGCAGCCCTACCTGCGCGCGGCCGAACGGCTCGGCGTCGAGATCGGCGAGTGCATCGCGATCGAAGACAGCGAGTTCGGGCTCGTGTCGGCCGTCGCCTCGGGCGCTGCCACGATCGGCGTGCCCCTGCATCTGACTCTGCACGAGGGCCCGACTCACGAGCTCTGGCCAACCCTCGAAGGCTGCACGCTCGCCGACCTCTCGGCCGCCCTGAAGCGCCATCACCATCGAGCGACCGGAGCTGCATCATGA